The following proteins are encoded in a genomic region of Streptomyces lunaelactis:
- a CDS encoding FtsB family cell division protein, which produces MSAAAGQLKGRAARLARLMPSGPSTAARTPFVLLVVLLLGGGLITLLLLNSSLNEGSFELSELKKKTTELTDQQQELQRDVDSYSAPGALERRARELGMVPGGSPAFLDPDGTVRGVPREASAQPTPDPSPMENRESVAPTPPAAASPSVSASPSAPATAAPSAAAPSTSAAAPTRTQRQTQPQPRPQTQQSAPQQPHRPAISKSTKPTKASKPSHTPAKPTPTTPGR; this is translated from the coding sequence GTGAGCGCGGCGGCCGGGCAGCTGAAGGGACGGGCCGCCCGGCTGGCCCGGCTGATGCCGTCGGGGCCGAGCACCGCGGCACGTACCCCCTTCGTCCTGCTGGTCGTGCTCCTTCTCGGTGGCGGGCTGATCACGCTGCTCCTGCTGAACTCCTCTCTCAACGAAGGCTCGTTCGAGCTGAGCGAGCTCAAGAAGAAGACCACCGAGCTCACCGACCAGCAGCAGGAGCTGCAGCGGGACGTGGACAGCTACTCCGCCCCCGGCGCCCTTGAGCGGCGGGCCCGCGAGCTGGGCATGGTGCCCGGTGGCAGCCCCGCTTTCCTGGACCCGGACGGCACGGTCCGCGGCGTGCCCCGAGAGGCCTCGGCGCAGCCCACCCCGGATCCGTCGCCCATGGAGAACCGGGAGTCGGTCGCCCCGACGCCCCCGGCCGCCGCCTCCCCGTCCGTCTCCGCGTCCCCTTCGGCCCCGGCCACCGCAGCCCCGTCCGCGGCAGCCCCGTCGACGTCTGCGGCCGCCCCGACGCGGACACAGAGGCAAACGCAGCCCCAGCCCCGGCCACAGACGCAGCAGTCCGCGCCCCAGCAGCCGCACAGGCCCGCGATCTCCAAGTCCACCAAGCCCACCAAGGCCTCCAAGCCGTCGCACACACCCGCGAAGCCGACCCCGACGACCCCCGGCAGGTGA
- the rsmH gene encoding 16S rRNA (cytosine(1402)-N(4))-methyltransferase RsmH: protein MSQTRHVPVMLQRCLDLLAPALEQPGAVVVDCTLGLGGHSEALLTRFPDAHLVALDRDKEALRLSGERLAPFGDRATLVHAVYDELPEVLRRLKIPRVQGILFDLGVSSMQLDEADRGFAYAQDAPLDMRMDQSTGVSAAEVLNTYPPGELVRILRAYGEEKQAKRIVSAVVREREKEPFSNSARLVELIRDALPQAVKRTGGNPAKRTFQALRIEVNGELTVLERAVPAAVGALAVGGRIAVLSYHSLEDRLVKQVFAAGAANTAPPGLPVVPEKYQPRLKLLTRGAELPTEEEIAENRRAAPARFRGAQRIREDEL, encoded by the coding sequence ATGAGTCAGACCCGACACGTTCCGGTGATGCTCCAGCGGTGCCTGGACCTGTTGGCCCCGGCGCTGGAACAGCCGGGCGCGGTCGTCGTCGACTGCACCCTCGGCCTCGGCGGACACAGTGAGGCACTGCTCACACGGTTCCCTGACGCACACCTGGTCGCGCTCGACCGGGACAAGGAAGCACTGCGGCTGTCCGGCGAGCGGCTCGCACCCTTCGGCGACCGGGCCACGTTGGTGCACGCCGTCTACGACGAGCTGCCCGAGGTCCTGAGGCGGCTGAAGATCCCCCGCGTCCAGGGCATCCTGTTCGACCTCGGCGTCTCCTCCATGCAGCTCGACGAGGCCGACCGCGGATTCGCGTACGCCCAGGACGCTCCGCTCGACATGCGCATGGACCAGTCGACCGGCGTCAGCGCCGCCGAGGTGCTCAACACCTACCCGCCGGGCGAGCTGGTGCGGATCCTGCGCGCGTACGGCGAGGAGAAGCAGGCGAAGCGGATCGTCTCCGCGGTCGTACGGGAGAGGGAGAAGGAGCCCTTCTCCAACAGCGCCCGGCTCGTCGAGCTGATCCGTGACGCGCTGCCCCAGGCCGTCAAGCGCACCGGCGGCAACCCCGCCAAGCGCACCTTCCAGGCGCTGCGCATCGAGGTCAACGGCGAGCTGACGGTCCTGGAGCGGGCGGTCCCCGCCGCGGTGGGGGCGCTCGCGGTCGGCGGCCGGATCGCCGTGCTGTCGTACCACTCGCTCGAGGACCGGCTGGTCAAGCAGGTCTTCGCGGCGGGCGCGGCCAATACGGCGCCTCCCGGCCTGCCCGTCGTGCCGGAGAAGTACCAGCCGCGGCTCAAGCTGCTGACGCGAGGCGCGGAGCTCCCCACGGAGGAGGAGATCGCCGAGAACCGCCGTGCGGCGCCCGCGCGGTTCAGGGGAGCGCAGCGCATCCGGGAGGACGAACTGTGA